The genomic window AGGCGCACTTCCCGCGCGGGATAGAAGGTGCCCACCATGTTCTTGTAGGAAAGGAAATCTATGCCTGTCTTCCCGCCGAGAGCCGCATCCACCATGGCGAGCAAGGTGGTGGGGACGAGGACCACCTCTATCCCTCGCATGTAGAGCGAAGCGGCAAAGGCGGTCACGTCGGTGACCGCACCTCCCCCCACCCCGAGGAAGGCCGCATCCCTGCCGAAGCCTCGGGAGAATCCTTCCTCGAGGATGCGCTCCACGCTCTCCCAACGCTTCCCCTGCTCCCCGGGGGGAAGGATCACCTGCGGATACCTGAGGGTGGGAGGGAGGAGCGCCGCCACATGCTCGTCGGTCACGAGGAGCACGTCCTTGTCTTCGAACCCCGAAAAGACCTCATCGAGTGAGCTCCGTACCACCGTGGTGGTGAACTCCCCAAGCCGAACCGAGAATAGCCGTTCCATGGCCTCGAGTATACCAGGAGGGGAGATTCCTCTCAATGACGGCTGTGACATAGAGATATAAAAAAGTGCAGGCTGGAGATCCAACCTGCACCTGTGGGCAAGGCCGATCGCGGTTACTCCGCCTGCCAGAGGGCAGGGGCATTGGGCGGCTCCCAGCCGGGGAGCGAGGTGTGTGCCTGGAGGCACCGGTACACCACCCCACCGTAGCTCACCCTGTCTCCCACCGCATACGCGGTGTACGCCTGCCACTCGGCCGGCCCTCCGCTCGGCGTGGGAGTCGGCGAGGCCGTCGGCGTGGGCGTCATGGTCGACGTGGGAGTGGGTGTCGCAGTGGGCGTGGGTGTCGGTGTGGGCGTGGGCGTGGGACTCGGCGTCGCCCCCTCAGCTGGACCCAGGTCCTTCCACACACCCCACTCACCAGTCGTCCCGGGCTCCTCCCCTTTCGTCCACCACCGCGCCTCCCAGTTATGGCCGTTCCAGTACACCCTGTCACCGCCCACGTACACCTGGGACGGATCCCACACCGGATACGCGGTCCCCGTAGGTGTCGGGGTGGGCGTCACGGTCGGCGTGGGAGTGGGACTCGGTGTAGAGGTAGGAGTGGACGTAGGTGTAGGCGTCGGTGTCGGGCTAGGTGTCGCCGTAGGAGTGGGTGAGGGCGTGGGTGTAGTGCTAGGCGTAGGCGTGGGGGATGGAACACTATCACCACCAAACAGCTCATAAATAGCCTTGGTAAGCTCCGCTCCCTTTTCTCCATTTGCTACATTCGGATAGTCACCCGTAATATCCCAGATAAGGAATCCTCCATACCCATTCTGCTTCAGATAGTTGGCCTTAATGGTGATGCTCTCAAGATCTTCGAATGTCCACATATACCCTGTAGAGGGGTTGTAAAGCCATGGAACCTTCGCCGTATCATCCCAGTAGCGGATAAATCCATCTGCCCCCTGTCCCCACGCTCGAGTCTGATAGTAAGGAGCGGTATGGCCATCCCATGCCCCTGTATCAGCCGCACCCTGAGCCTGAGCAAAAAGACCATTGATCCCGGTATTTGGATCTACTCCTTTCCATCCACGAGAATAATAGGGGAGCCCTACCACTAACTTCTCTTTAGGCACACTGTACTGCCCACTGAAGTACTTCACCACCCAATCTATGTTATAGGTGTCACGATACTCTGAAGGATCATTGGGATTAGGATAGAGGGGAGACTGATGATTCGTCACGTTCTCCCATCCACCATGGAAGTCATATGTCATAAGTCCAATGTAGTCGACATACTGGTGGTACACATTCGGTTCTGTCATATCGATCTTGTCTTTTCCGGCACCCACTGCCACAGTGAGGAGATAATGCTTACCATCCTGCTGACCAGCCTGATCCAAGGCAGCTCGGAGTTCCTTCAGGAGAAGAGTGAAGTTCCGCTTATCTTCCTCAGGAGTACCATAGACTGGATTGCCTTGATCTCCGGGAGGACTATTAGAAGGCGCTCTGTAGACACCAGGCCATTCCCAGTCGATATCGATGCCATCATAGCCATACGTCCTCAAGTACTCGATACAGCTCTGGATAAAACTCGCTCGACCTTCTGGGGTGTAGGCCATCTCAGAGAAATAACCGCTTCTAGACCATCCACCCACTGAGAACAGGAGCTTCACGTTCGGATTTCGAAGATCTCGCTGGTACTTGAGCTCCCTTATGTTCCCCATCCGTTCGGTCTGATCCCACGTACCATACGCCTTCTGAAGACTTGCCCATGAATCAATAATACCCAACTGGAACTGGTTAGTACCCACCTTCTTTATTTCGAGAAAGGCGTAGTTGAGGTGGGTGATGTACTCGAACGGCACGTGCTCCGGATAGTAGTAGTTGTGCCCCGCATAGATACCCCACTCGGGGAAGTACACCACGATGTGGTAGGGGAGTCCTCCGGCCGCGGCGCGAGCCGACTCTCCTCCTTCCCTTTCCGAAGGCCCCAGTGGAACGAGGCAGCCCCCGATCAAGAGAAGCCCCCCTGCGAGGAGGACGCACAAGAACGATCTTTTCATGGCATCACCTCCATGGTAACGATATACAGACAGCATACCACAGAGTATTTACTTAGTCAAATTTTTTTATTTTAATTTAATTATTGCTATATTATAAGATATAGAGAAAAAGTAAGTTTTATGAATTAACTAATTGCCATGACTGTGTGTTTCTTCAATACGATTCCACTCCATGCCGGTACGACATCACCCCGGCACCCATCCCGGAAAGCACCTCTCAGCATGCAACCCTTGGAAAATGTCAGGATATTTCACACATCCGCTTGACATTCGTCGCCCGAAGGGATATCTTACACGTGAGTAACAGGAATGGCAGAACGTCAGGCTCACAAGAACCTTTCTCTCTGAATCCTTCCCGATGCTCCTCTATCGTAGATAGAGTTACTGTTCACTCCCTTCGGGGAAAGAGGATTTTTTTGTATGTCTTTCAAGATTTACGCGGGTAATCTCAATTACCAGACCACAGAGGACACGCTCCGCCAGCTCTTCGAGCAGTACGGAGAGGTCGAGTCGGTGAAGATCATCACCGATCGTGATTCGGGCTTTTCCAAAGGCTTCGGTTTTGTGGAAATGGCGAGCGAAGAGGCGGGCGAAGCTGCTATCAGCGCGCTCAACCAGCATGAGGTCGATGGCAGACAGCTGAGGGTCAACAAGGCCCATGAGCGAGGAGGCCGATCCTCATTCGGAGGCGATCGCTCACGTGGCTCTTCATATCGTTACTACTAATAAAGAAAACGACGATCCAGAGCACAGGAGACCGGGTCATCCCGGTCTCTTTTTTTCGTTCCCCATTCCCGGATGCCAGGGAGTACCGGTTGACCCCCTGCGGACGCTCTGCTAGGATGCCTGCATGAAGAAAACCCTGTTTTTTCTTGCAGTACTGGTGGTTGCAGGAAACATCACCCTTTCCGGACTCGACAAAGAAGAGATCGCGCAGAAGATACAGCACATACCCGACTATGAACCCGTGCCGGGTGATGTCTATACCCTCACCCTGGGCCTGGGGGGGCTCATCAACGGTGGAGAGGTGAAAACCATCCAGATCCCCCTCCAGCAGGACTACACCATGGAAGTGCCCTTCCTGGGGACCATCAACGCCCGTGGGAGGACCTTCCAGGATCTCCGGAAGGCGGTGCTTCAAGGAATAAAAAACCGAGTCTCACTCCAGTACGTGGACTTCACCCTCACCGTGCCTGCGGTCTTCGATCTGGTCGTATACGGTGCGGTGCAGACTCCCGGCAAGACGACGGCATACTCCCTCATGACCCTCTACGAGGCCCTCGGAGCAGCGGGGGGCCCCAGGGAGGAAGCGAGCCTGAGGCATGTGCAGCTCGAACGAAAGGGTACCGTGACCTCATACGACCTTCTCGCCTTTCTCGCCTTCGGGGACGAGACCCAGAACCCCCGTCTCAAGCCCGGGGACAAGATCCACGTGCCGGTGGCGGAACAGGGAGTAAAGATACAGGGCGCGGTCCTCAATCCCGGCTCGTTTGAGCTCGTGGAGGGGGATACGCTCGCGACCATGCTCTCCTTTGCAGGGGGTGTACTTCCCACTGCCTCACCCGATGTCATGGTGCTCAGACTCGACGAGGGAGGCCAGTACCGCACCCTCACGACATCCCTCGATGAGGCGGACCGCTTCGTGCTTCAGAACGGTGACATCATATCGATCTCCTCCCGGCTCGAACAGGCGGGTTCCGTCGTGGTGGAAGGGGCATTCTTTGGAACGAGCGCGGAAAAACCCGAGGCGCGTGCCATCCCCGAGACCCCCGTCAGGGTGAGTATCCCCTATCACGAGGGCATGAGTGTCTTGGAGGTCCTCAAACTGGTAGGAGGACCCACGCCGTACGCCGCCGCCGAGAAGGCGCGTATCATCAGGAAAGACGGATCCAGCCTCGTCCTGCCCCACCTCTCCGCACTCTGGGAGACCGGTGATACGGGCATGGATGTGCCTCTCAAGCCGGGGGACTACTTCGTGGTGCCCATGAAGCCGCTCAAGGTCTTCGTGGGGGGCAACGTGAACAGCCCCGGGTCCTTCCCCTTCGCGGCGGGGTACACGGTGGGAGAGTACCTCGCTCTCGCCCACGGCCTCGACCCAAAGACCGGGAGTCCTGATGCCCTCTACTTCGTCTCCGCCGACGGTACGGCCACCAAGGTGGACCTCACCACGGTGGTGGAGGAACCGGGCACGGTGATCTACGCAGGCAACAATGCCTGGAAGTACGCCACGGACACCATGGCGGATGTCTCGGTGGTGGTGGGCTTCTTCAACACCCTGGTGAACTTCGGGATAAACGTACTCAATCTGATCGAAAGGTTCTAAACAGATAAAGCCGATGTGAGAGGGCCCTCTTCTTGGAGAAGAGAGGGCCTTCCTCATCTACTCCTGTTCGTCGAGTCCCCCAACACCCCTCAGCCGCGGGAGGTCATGGAGATGTCTCCCTCTCTCGACTCAGGATGAGGGAGAGGAGTTCCTTCACAAAAGGGTCGACCAGTGAATAGGTACGTTTGTTGCCTTTCACATCGGCCCGGACTATGCCGTGTTCCTTCAGCACCGCCAGATGCTGCGACACCACCGGCTGAGGTTGCTCGAGACAAGTCCACAGATCGGAGACACAGGGTTCCTCCCCTGTGGCGATGAGGCACAACAACTTGAGGCGTACGGGATGCCCGCAGGCCTTCAACTTCCTCGCGTACTGTTCCACGAGCTCTTCCTTGAAACAGAGCAACTTTCCCTTCTCGTCCATGATCCGCTCCACATGATTACCGCATTAAGAAATAGCACTCGGCCTATGACTGAGACGCATCTCCAGGATACACAATTTCTCCAAAAATTGCAAATGTTTTTTCGAACAAGAATGGCCAAAAGGAGATTCCGTCCACGGATCCGCATGAACCATATTCCTAATATACCGACATCACGGTCAAACGTACAACGGGCAGGGTAATCGAATCTTTTCTCTTGATTGGATCCCGGAACCAGAGGAACCCTTCCGGATTCCCCCCTCGTTCCCGGCGCCCGTCCGCCACGGACGTTCCCCGCATGAGCGGTTCGCCTTGAAGGAGGAGGACCTTTGCGGTATAGTTGAGCCGCTATGAGGGTGTACCTGGACTGGGCCGCCACTTCCCCACCCGATCCCGAGATCCTCGACCTGCAACGTCGGGTTGCGGAAGACCTGTTCGCCAATCCCTCCTCCCTCCACACCATGGGCCGCAAGGCCCAGGAGGCGCTCCACGAGGCACGGGAGAAAACGGCCACGGCCCTCGGGACCAAGGCGGAACGCATATACTTCACCTCCGGGGCGACGGAGTCGAACAACATCGTCTTCACGTCGCTGCTGCTCAGGCGGAGAGAGGGCCATGTGGTGACCTCCGCCGTCGAGCACTCCTCGGCCTGGGAGCCGGCACTCCTCCTCAAGCGCCTGGGTTACGAGGTGACGAGCGTGCGGCCCCGACCGGACGGGATACTCAACCCCGAGGATGTCGTGGAAGCGGTGAGACCCGACACCCTCCTCGTGAGCGTGATGCTGGTGAACAACGAGACGGGGGCCATCCAGCCGGTGGGAGAAATCGCGGAGGCGGTGCGGGAGCGGGCCGGAAGACGAGTCCACATCCACTCCGATGTGGTGCAGGCGGTGGGTAAGATACCGGTAGACCTCGAGGCATTGGGAGTGGATTCGGCCTCGGTGAGCATGCACAAGTTCAGAGGGCCGCGGGGGGTGGGGATACTCTACCTCGCCCGACAGATAGAGGTGCTCTACGCGGGCGGTGGTCAGGAGTGGGGGATGCGGCCGGGCACAGAGAACCTGCCCGGCATCGTGGCGGGTGCGGAAGCCCTCAGTCGGGCGGTACGCCGACGTGAGGAAGGGGCGGAACAGGCCTCCCGCCTCATGGGCCGCCTCATCGAGGGCCTGTGCGGGATGAAGGGGGTGCACATCCTTCCCCGGGACCGGCTCGTCGCCCCCGAACGCTACTCCCCTTTCATCCTCACCGTGAGTTTTCCACCCGTCCCCGGCGAGGTCATACAGCGGGTCCTGAACGATGCCGGATTCGCGGTCTCCACCGGATCGGCCTGTGCCTCTCACAAGGGCAAGGGAAGAAGGGTGCTCGATGCGATGGGTATCCCGGACGGGCTGAGCTTCTCGAGCATACGCATTTCCATCGGCCCCGACACCACGGAGGATGACATCGAGGAGTTCCTGCGATATGCGAGGAAGGAACTCCCACTCCTCATGAAGGTGGCCCGATGATCTCGAGCCGGAGCAGGATCGCCTCCTGCGCATAGGGATTTCGACCCCACGGAAGTCGGTGGAGCCATCAATCTGAGACCGAAAGGAGTACGGGATGAGGAAGGTGTTCATCGTGATGTGCGGCGAACTCACCCTCAAGGGCGAGAACAAGGGTTTCTTCGAGGAGACGCTCAAGAGGAATATACTCCAACGCATCGGCGGAGACGTCCAGATCGAGCACAAACACCAGCGGTTCTACATCGCCTGCAGCCCCGAGCAGGAGAGCAGAGTGAGGGAGGCTCTCGGCTCGACCTTCGGGATCGTGAAATACGCACCCGCCCTCGAGCTTCCCAAGGAGATGGAGGCCATAAAGGAAGCCGCCCTCCTCCTGGCCCGGGAGGCGGTAGAGACCACCGGGACTACCGTCTTCAAGATAGAGGCCAAGCGTACCGACAAGAGCTTCCCCCTCACCTCCTACGACATCGCAAAAGAACTCGGCGCCCTCCTCCTCGAACACGATCCCAGGCTCTCCGTTCGGATGACCCGCCCCGACTGGAGCATCAAGGTGGAGATCAGGGACAAGGCCTACCTCTTCTGGGAAGAAGTGCCCGGTCCCGGGGGGCTGCCGGTGGGATCGAGCGGGACCGGCATGCTCCTCCTCTCGGGCGGCATCGATTCCCCGGTGGCCGGCTATCTCATGGCAAAACGAGGGCTTGCACTCCACGCCGCCTACTTCCACACCTATCCCTACACCTCGGACGACGCCCGCAAGAAGGTGGAAACCCTCGCCGCCATCCTGAGCCGGTGGACGGGGCGGGTTGACCTCCACGTGGTACCCTTCACCGAGGCCCAGATCCACATCAATCGGCATGCCCGGAAGAACGAGATCACCCTCCACATGCGGGCCGCCATGGTCCGCATCGCCACCATCCTCGCCGGACGCGTGGGTGCATCCTGCCTCATCACGGGAGAAAGTCTGGGACAGGTTGCGAGTCAGACCGCGGAGAGCATGAGGTTCACCCAGCACACCACCGATCTGCCCGTCTTCCGCCCCCTCGTGGGGATGGACAAGCAGGAGATCATCGCCCTCGCGCGGCGAATCGGAACCTTCGAGACATCCATCCTCCCCTATGCGGACTGCTGCACGCTCTTCTCTCCGGAACATCCTCTCATCCGGCCTCACTTCGAACCGATGAGAGCGGCCTACCAGGCACTCGAGCTCGAACCGCACCTGGAGGAGGCCGCCGAGAGATCGGAACACCTCGTCTTCACACAAGGAGAACCTGAAAAGACATAAAAAAACCGGGCCTTCGGCCCGATTCACATATGAGCGAGCTCATCATGCTGCAGAGTCCGACGACTTTTTCTCTTTCTTCTCGGAGGATGACGAATTTTTCTTCGAGTCCGTCACATAGAACCCGCTCCCCTTGAAGATCACACCGGTTCCACCGCTTATGAGCCGCCTCACGGTATTCCCGCACTCAGGGCATTCTCGTATCGGCTCTTCCGAAATCGACTGAAACGCCTCGAACACATGTCCGCAACTCGTACACTCGTATTCGTACGTGGGCATAGCACCCTCCTTCTCACTTCATACTCGTCGTCTAGGTGGGAATCATCACGAACCACGCTTTGTAGGGAATATACTATAGGGGAAAACCTATGACAAGAGGGTCAGGCTTCCGAAGGGATGCCGTCCATCCGGACAGGAATCCCCTCAGAGGCGAGGTATCGCTTGATCCCGGGAATGGTGTACGCTCCGTAGTGTACCATCGAGGCAATGAGGGCAGCATCCGCCTTCCCTTGGATGAAGACATCCCTGAGGTGTTCGGGACGCCCGGCTCCTCCCGAGGCCACCACCGGGATATCCACCGCCTCCGAGATCATGCGCGTCACCGTGAGCTCATACCCCTCCTGCGTCCCATCGGCATCGATGGAGTTGAGCACGATCTCACCCGCCCCCAACCGTTCGGCCCTCTTCGCCCACTCGAGGGCATCGAGATCGGTGGGGGTCCTTCCTCCGTCGATCACCACGCGATACCCCGAGGGCATCGAGGGGTCCTTGAGCACGTCCATCCCCAGTACCACGCACTGGCTCCCGAAGAGGCCGGCGCCTTCCTCTATGACGGCAGGATTGCGCACCGCCTGGCTGTTCACGCTCACCTTCTCCGCCCCGGCGAGAAGCACCGCCCTCATGTCCTCCACCGAGCCGATCCCGCCCCCCACGGCAAAGGGGATGAAGATCTGTTCGGCCACGCGCGCCACCACCTCGGTCATGATCTTCCGCCGCTCGGCGGAGGCGGTGATGTCGTAGAAGACGAGTTCGTCGACCCCCTGCTCGTAGTAGCGCTTCGCCATCTCCACCGGATCCCCTATGTCCACGTTCCCCTTGAACTTCACCCCCTTCGTGGTCTTACCATCCTTCACATCGAGGCACACGATGATGCGCTTCTTGAACATATCCGCCCCCTAGAGACTGAAAAAGTTCTCGAGGAGCCTGAGCCCGTAGGGACCCGACTTCTCAGGGTGAAACTGCACGGCGAAGAGATTATCCTTTGCGAACGCCGAGGCGAAGCGCACGCCGTACTCCGTGGTGGCCACGATGGATTCCTTCTCCTCCGGCACGGGATAGTAGGAATGCACGAAATAGAACGAGGCACCGGAGGGGATCCCCTCGAAGAGCGGATGCGGTTTCACGTGTTCCACCCCGTTCCAACCCATGTGCGGCACCTTGAGCCCGGGTAGGGAGGGGAATCGCACCACGCGCCCCCTGAGGAAGCCTAGCGTATCGGTCTCCCGCTCTTCGGAGAACTCGAGCACCAGCTGGCACCCTATGCAGATTCCCAGGAAGGGAACCCCCTGCTCCACCACCTCCCGCAACGCCTCATCCAGCCCCCGCTCCCCCAACACCCCCATACACGCCCTCGCCTCCCCCACCCCCGGCACCACCACTCGGCCCGCGCGCCGCACCACCTCCGGATCCCCGCTCACCACGTACCGCACGCCCAGAGCCGAGAGGGCCGTCTCCACCGACCTCAGGTTTCCGGCCTCGTAATCCACCACCACCACGTCGACATCCCGCATAGGACATACCTCCTCGTACATCACGTACTCCCGCGGGGCGTGCGCCCCACGGCCCCACGGCCCCACTACTCCCCCAAGCCGAACCACGCCTCCAACGCCCGCTCCAGCTCCCCCTGCGACACCACCGGCAACCGCACCCCCAACGCCTCCCCCTCCTCCGTGAACTCCAACGCGTTCCACGTATCGAGAAAATCCCGCTCGAAGACCGCCGCGAACATCCCGGGAAGCACCAGGCGGAGGAGCGTACGCACACCCCGTAGCGACACCCCCTCCCCGTACTCCCACCGCATCCCGTGCTCCCACACACCCTCCTCCTCCACCCCCCACCAGCGCACCCGCTCCATCCCTGCGAGCGTCCCCACCACCGGCACCGCCCCCGCCTCCCACACCACCTCCGCATCCCGTGTCGGCCAGGCGAACACCTCCCGCACCTCACGCCACCTCACCCCCTCCCACCCCTGCTCCGCATACCCCACCGCCGCCCGACCCACCAGCACCACCCCCTCACCGTCCTTCCCCTCGAACCACTCCACCTCACCCACCCCGGGATAGTCCAGCTCCCCCCCTCTCTCCCACCCCTCGACCCCGAGCCCCAACCTCCACAACGTCCCCGGAAACCCTCCCACGCACCACACGAACCACCCCCCATCGCCCCTCACCAGGAACACCTCCCTGCTCCGTCCCAACACCTCCCGCACCACCTCCCCCGCACCCATCCTCTCCACGAACCACCCCGCCAACGCCCTTCCCCCCGGCCTCGTCACATCCACCCTCACCGACGCACCCCCTTCGGGCACGTACACCCGTTCGAGCACCGCAGGCCCGGTGGCACACCCGGCGAAGACCAGCACGAAGAGGAGACCCCAACCTGCCCGCCTG from Spirochaeta thermophila DSM 6192 includes these protein-coding regions:
- a CDS encoding polysaccharide biosynthesis/export family protein; its protein translation is MKKTLFFLAVLVVAGNITLSGLDKEEIAQKIQHIPDYEPVPGDVYTLTLGLGGLINGGEVKTIQIPLQQDYTMEVPFLGTINARGRTFQDLRKAVLQGIKNRVSLQYVDFTLTVPAVFDLVVYGAVQTPGKTTAYSLMTLYEALGAAGGPREEASLRHVQLERKGTVTSYDLLAFLAFGDETQNPRLKPGDKIHVPVAEQGVKIQGAVLNPGSFELVEGDTLATMLSFAGGVLPTASPDVMVLRLDEGGQYRTLTTSLDEADRFVLQNGDIISISSRLEQAGSVVVEGAFFGTSAEKPEARAIPETPVRVSIPYHEGMSVLEVLKLVGGPTPYAAAEKARIIRKDGSSLVLPHLSALWETGDTGMDVPLKPGDYFVVPMKPLKVFVGGNVNSPGSFPFAAGYTVGEYLALAHGLDPKTGSPDALYFVSADGTATKVDLTTVVEEPGTVIYAGNNAWKYATDTMADVSVVVGFFNTLVNFGINVLNLIERF
- a CDS encoding ArsR/SmtB family transcription factor, which encodes MDEKGKLLCFKEELVEQYARKLKACGHPVRLKLLCLIATGEEPCVSDLWTCLEQPQPVVSQHLAVLKEHGIVRADVKGNKRTYSLVDPFVKELLSLILSRERETSP
- the thiI gene encoding tRNA uracil 4-sulfurtransferase ThiI, yielding MRKVFIVMCGELTLKGENKGFFEETLKRNILQRIGGDVQIEHKHQRFYIACSPEQESRVREALGSTFGIVKYAPALELPKEMEAIKEAALLLAREAVETTGTTVFKIEAKRTDKSFPLTSYDIAKELGALLLEHDPRLSVRMTRPDWSIKVEIRDKAYLFWEEVPGPGGLPVGSSGTGMLLLSGGIDSPVAGYLMAKRGLALHAAYFHTYPYTSDDARKKVETLAAILSRWTGRVDLHVVPFTEAQIHINRHARKNEITLHMRAAMVRIATILAGRVGASCLITGESLGQVASQTAESMRFTQHTTDLPVFRPLVGMDKQEIIALARRIGTFETSILPYADCCTLFSPEHPLIRPHFEPMRAAYQALELEPHLEEAAERSEHLVFTQGEPEKT
- a CDS encoding RNA recognition motif domain-containing protein yields the protein MSFKIYAGNLNYQTTEDTLRQLFEQYGEVESVKIITDRDSGFSKGFGFVEMASEEAGEAAISALNQHEVDGRQLRVNKAHERGGRSSFGGDRSRGSSYRYY
- the hisF gene encoding imidazole glycerol phosphate synthase subunit HisF: MFKKRIIVCLDVKDGKTTKGVKFKGNVDIGDPVEMAKRYYEQGVDELVFYDITASAERRKIMTEVVARVAEQIFIPFAVGGGIGSVEDMRAVLLAGAEKVSVNSQAVRNPAVIEEGAGLFGSQCVVLGMDVLKDPSMPSGYRVVIDGGRTPTDLDALEWAKRAERLGAGEIVLNSIDADGTQEGYELTVTRMISEAVDIPVVASGGAGRPEHLRDVFIQGKADAALIASMVHYGAYTIPGIKRYLASEGIPVRMDGIPSEA
- a CDS encoding FmdB family zinc ribbon protein → MPTYEYECTSCGHVFEAFQSISEEPIRECPECGNTVRRLISGGTGVIFKGSGFYVTDSKKNSSSSEKKEKKSSDSAA
- a CDS encoding cysteine desulfurase family protein codes for the protein MRVYLDWAATSPPDPEILDLQRRVAEDLFANPSSLHTMGRKAQEALHEAREKTATALGTKAERIYFTSGATESNNIVFTSLLLRRREGHVVTSAVEHSSAWEPALLLKRLGYEVTSVRPRPDGILNPEDVVEAVRPDTLLVSVMLVNNETGAIQPVGEIAEAVRERAGRRVHIHSDVVQAVGKIPVDLEALGVDSASVSMHKFRGPRGVGILYLARQIEVLYAGGGQEWGMRPGTENLPGIVAGAEALSRAVRRREEGAEQASRLMGRLIEGLCGMKGVHILPRDRLVAPERYSPFILTVSFPPVPGEVIQRVLNDAGFAVSTGSACASHKGKGRRVLDAMGIPDGLSFSSIRISIGPDTTEDDIEEFLRYARKELPLLMKVAR
- the hisH gene encoding imidazole glycerol phosphate synthase subunit HisH; its protein translation is MRDVDVVVVDYEAGNLRSVETALSALGVRYVVSGDPEVVRRAGRVVVPGVGEARACMGVLGERGLDEALREVVEQGVPFLGICIGCQLVLEFSEERETDTLGFLRGRVVRFPSLPGLKVPHMGWNGVEHVKPHPLFEGIPSGASFYFVHSYYPVPEEKESIVATTEYGVRFASAFAKDNLFAVQFHPEKSGPYGLRLLENFFSL
- a CDS encoding glycosyl hydrolase family 18 protein is translated as MKRSFLCVLLAGGLLLIGGCLVPLGPSEREGGESARAAAGGLPYHIVVYFPEWGIYAGHNYYYPEHVPFEYITHLNYAFLEIKKVGTNQFQLGIIDSWASLQKAYGTWDQTERMGNIRELKYQRDLRNPNVKLLFSVGGWSRSGYFSEMAYTPEGRASFIQSCIEYLRTYGYDGIDIDWEWPGVYRAPSNSPPGDQGNPVYGTPEEDKRNFTLLLKELRAALDQAGQQDGKHYLLTVAVGAGKDKIDMTEPNVYHQYVDYIGLMTYDFHGGWENVTNHQSPLYPNPNDPSEYRDTYNIDWVVKYFSGQYSVPKEKLVVGLPYYSRGWKGVDPNTGINGLFAQAQGAADTGAWDGHTAPYYQTRAWGQGADGFIRYWDDTAKVPWLYNPSTGYMWTFEDLESITIKANYLKQNGYGGFLIWDITGDYPNVANGEKGAELTKAIYELFGGDSVPSPTPTPSTTPTPSPTPTATPSPTPTPTPTSTPTSTPSPTPTPTVTPTPTPTGTAYPVWDPSQVYVGGDRVYWNGHNWEARWWTKGEEPGTTGEWGVWKDLGPAEGATPSPTPTPTPTPTPTATPTPTSTMTPTPTASPTPTPSGGPAEWQAYTAYAVGDRVSYGGVVYRCLQAHTSLPGWEPPNAPALWQAE